A DNA window from Bubalus bubalis isolate 160015118507 breed Murrah chromosome 20, NDDB_SH_1, whole genome shotgun sequence contains the following coding sequences:
- the LOC102409513 gene encoding interferon alpha-inducible protein 27-like protein 2: MIKRAAAAAIGGALAVAAVPAVLGAVGFTGAGIAASSLAAKMMSAAAVANGGGVGAGSLVATLQSVGAAGLSTSSNILLGSVGSAFGALLGGAKRASPSPPPGGPRPEGEQPGENVPQVEPPKPPLGPEKHEK, translated from the exons ATGATAA AACGAGCGGCGGCCGCTGCGATCGGAGGAG cCCTGGCTGTGGCGGCAGTGCCCGCGGTGCTGGGCGCTGTGGGCTTCACGGGGGCTGGAATCGCTGCCTCCTCCTTAGCGGCCAAAATGATGTCAGCGGCCGCCGTGGCCAATGGGGGCGGAGTTGGGGCCGGCAGCCTGGTGGCCACTCTCCAGTCCGTGG GGGCAGCTGGACTCTCCACATCATCCAACATCCTCCTGGGCTCCGTTGGATCAGCTTTTGGGGCTTTGCTTGGAGGGGCCAAAAGGgcatctccttcccctcctccaggtgGACCCAGACCTGAAGGGGAGCAGCCAGGAGAAAACGTACCCCAAGTCGAGCCTCCAAAACCTCCTCTCGGGCcagagaagcatgagaaataa